The following is a genomic window from Effusibacillus lacus.
AGGCGACGTTGATCAGACTGTTATTGAGGATTGCCACAAACGCTCCGGCAATCACCGCCAGCAAAGCCAGCCACTGATTTCCCCCGTTGGCGGGGTTGCCCCCATGGGAGGAGTTGCCCCCACCGGTCGTGCTTCTGTCCCCCGTCGGGGATTTCGATGCAGCGGTCATTGCAGCCCCCTCCTTCTACCTTGCTTTCAAATGGATCTTGACGACGGCGCTCATGCCCGGAGACAGCCGCACCCCTTGCGGATTCTCAATCGCAATTTTGATCGGCACCCGCTGGGTGACCTTCGTAAAGTTGCCGCTGGTATTCATCGCGGGCAGCAGTGCAAAAGTGGAAGCGGTCGCTTCCCCTATCTCCGCCACCTTCCCGTTGAAGGTATGGCCGGGGAAACTGTCCACCGTAAACTCCGCGTACTGGCCCGTTTGAACTTTTTGCAGATCGGTTTCTTCAATGTTGGCAGACACGTACAGATTCTTTTTGTTCACCACCATCGCAACCGTCTGGCCCGGAGACACCACTTCCCCGACATGCGCCAGGGTCTTGATCACCGTGCCCTCCACCGGCGAGCGAAGCACAGCGTTTTCCAGCATGCTGTTCGGCAAATTGCCGATGTCCTGTTGACCGACAATCTGATCTTTCCCCACGGCATCTCCTTCCTTGATGCCAAACTGGGTCAGTTTCCCGGCAATCCGCGGCATCACCCGGTAAATGTCGCCGGCGATGCGGGCGTCTTCCGTCTTTACGTAATGGGCTTCCTGGTACCAGTAGTAATAACCGATTCCCGCACCGCTCCCCAGCATGACGGCCAATAGGACCAACAGAATGATTTTTCGCTTCATTTGGTACCCCCGTCTTTCTCCTCCAAGTGTTTGTACAGCAGCTGCAGCGCCCGTACAACCGTATCGACTTCCGCTTCCGTCAGCCCTTTCAGCAGATCGGCAAAATATTCGTCTCGCAGTGCGGGAATCTGGCTCCTGATCTGTTCCACCCTGCCGGTGTTGTGGATCCAGATCACCCGGCGATCCGTTTCATCCCGCTGGCGCTCGACCAGTCCCTGCCGTTCCAGGCGGTCGATGATGCCCGATACGGTGCTGTAGGACAGATGGACCGCTTCACTGATCTGCCCGATCGTCCGGGGTTCATGGTAAATCTGCTTCATCACCAGGATCTGCGGCACCGTTATGCCCAATTCGGCCAGATCGCGGGCCACGATTTTCTCAAAGAGCTTGTTGATTCTCCGAAACAACTGGCGGATTTCCGCCGCTTTCTCTTTCATCACCGGCGTCACCTCCCGAAAAATTTTCAACAGAAAAATTTCTGATGCGAAATATTAGCAATGTATTTATAAATACTCCAAACTGGACCGTACGTCAAGAAGCGACCCTCGTGACAGGGTCGCCTTCCGTGAATGATTCTTTTATTATGCAACATTTATTATGCAACATTGTGGGTGATCAATCCGCCACCACACTCTTAAACATATCTAGGATCTCGTCCTCGTACTCATCCTGGTAATCCTCGTGGACCCGGGCTTCCCCTTTGTACACCACGTCGTTCTTGCGGAAAAAGAACACGTAGTCGACATAGCTTCCATCATCGTCGATCCAGAGATAGGCATCCGTGCCGTCCCGCAGTTCTTCTTCGTCGGCGTCAGCGTAGTCGTCCTCCAGGTCGTCCCAATCGAGGTCCTCTTCGTCATAGGCATAGAATTCCACATCTGCATGAGACAGATCCCACTCAATTCCGTTCGAATGGGTGTCCACATCATTGTCGCCATCATCCCATTCTTCCGGATACTGCAAGGAGAAGAAGTACTTGGTGTTCACATAGTCAACGAGATCCTCGTTCCCGTCTTCCTCCTCCACTTCAAAGCTCCGGAACATTTTCTTAATGTCGTAATCGTCATCCATGTCATCCGGCAAGCTGACATAAAGGGTGGCTTCGTAATCCCCTTCGTCCACACGCATCATGTAGACGGTCCGGTTTGAATATTCGTCTTTCTCGTATTCGGCATCGGTCCCGTCATTCAGATCAATCGGATCGGCGTCATCCTCTCCAATCGGATTGGAAACCGGAGTGGTTCGCGAGAAGCGAATGTACGCATAGGCGTCCTCATCGTCATCATCCAGTTCCCATTTGACATACCCGGGCACAACTCTCGGCTTTGGCCAATCCTCCGGGTACTGAATCGAATACTCGTCCCATTTGTGGGAAAAAGTGTCCCAGTCATCCCCGTAATCCGACTGGTCGCCAGAAGGGGTGCCAGGGGTATAGGGATCACTGTAGTCAGGCGTAGAGGATCCATTGTTTTGCACAATCTCTACCGTCTTTGTGTTTTCGTGCCAGTATAGATTGGCGCCCAAGGCCTCTCCGACAAACCTTACAGGCACGTATGTACGACCGTTCCTCAATACAGGCGCCGTTTCCAATTGATAAGGTTGCCAGTTTACATAGGCCGTTTTTTGCCCGATGGTCAGAGTAATCTGTCTGGAATTGAGAACAATGGTGGCTTGCTGTGCGGACTCGTTCCAGTTCACGGCAGCCCCCATATGTTCCGCAACAAACCGGATCGGCACCATTACCCTGCCGCTCTCAGAATCAAGATAAGGTACGGAATCGGAAAGCGGTACCTGTTTTCCGTTTACTGTAATGGAGACGATGCTCAGACTTTGGGCATCCGCAACCGGCGGTGCCGCGAGCAAGGACACCAAAGCCAGCGTGCACCCGATTGTTCTCATAAACCGCATAGTAGTTCCCCCCAGCTGGACTCGACGTATTACTAATTCTCTTTTCGCCTGCAAAATCCTTCCAGAGGAGCAGGCATCTGCGGTTGACATAAAGATTCAGTTTGTCAACCTCCACATCGGCATGCAGGAGGAATTGATAGTACCTATTTGTTATGCAACTTTGTGGATGAGCAGGGATTCTGATAGTACCTATTTGTTATGCAACTTTGTGGGTGAGCAGGGATTCTGATAGTACCTATTTGTTATGCAACTTTGTGGGTGAGCAGGGATTCTGATAGTACCTATTTGTTATGCAACTTTGTGGGTGGGTGGAAGAATGAGTGCGGATGCTTCCCTGCTGTTCATAATTAGGGATTTTGACGCCCTTATTTTTCCTTTTCGGGGAGTGGTTTTGGGAATAAGTGATTTTGAGGCCCTTATCCGGGAATCTGCACATGACCTTTTAATAAAAAGAGGCCGATAGGAACCTGATAATCCTCTATTGGAAAAAGAGGAGGATGCAAAAATTGAATTACTGCCTGATAATCCCCTATTCCCCCCAAGATAGATTATGTAAATCTTGTTTCCTGCGAACATCCCGATCCCAAACTGCGTCCGGCGGCCAAACATATAAAAAAGGGCCCCTCCATTGCAAGCACATGGTGTCACTATTGCAAACCACCTGCCGACTTAACGGCACGCAGTGCCGCTATCGCGAACCACCCGCTGACTTAACGGCACGCAGTGCCGGTATTGCAAACCACCTGCTGACTTAACGGCACGCAGTGCCGCTAATGCAAACCACCTGCCGACTTAACGGCACACAGTGCCAGTATTGCAAACCACCTGCTGACTTAACGGCACAGAGTGCCGGTATTGCAAACCACCTGCTGACTTAACGGCACGCAGTGCCACTATCGCGAACCACCCGCTGACTTAACGGCACGCAGTGCCGGTATTGCAAACCACCTGCTGACTTAACGGCACACAGTGCCGCTAATGCAAACCACCTGCTGACTTAACGGCACACAGTGCCGCTATCGCGAACCACCTGCTGACTTAACGGCACACAGTGCCGCTAATGCAAACCACCCGCTGACTTAACGGCACACAGTGCCGCTAATGCAAACCACCTGCTGACTTAACGGCACGCAGTGCCGCTATCGCGAACCACCCGCTGACTTAACGGCACACAGTGCCGCTATCGCGAACCACCCGCTGACTTAACGGCACACAGTGCCGCTATCGCGAACCACCTGCTGACTTAACGGCACACAGTGCCGCTAATGCAAACCACCCGCTGACTTAACGGCACGCAGTGCCGCTATCGCGAACCACCCGCTGACTTAACGGCACACAGTGCCGGTATCGCGAACCACCTGCTGACTTAACGGCACGCAGTGCCGCTAATGCAAACCACCTGCTGACTTAACGGCACACAGTGCCGCTAATGCAAACCACCCGCTGACTTAACGGCACACAGTGCCGCTAATGCAAACCACCTGCTGACTTAACGGCACACAGTGCCGCTAATGCGAACCACCTGCTGACTTTACGGCACACAGTGCCGGTATTGCGAACCACCTGCTGACTTAACGGCACGCAGTGCCGCTAATGCAAACCACCTGCTGACTTAACGGCACGCAGTGCCGCTATCGCGAACCACCTGCTGACTTAACGGCACGCAGTGCCGCTAATGCAAACCACCTGCTGACTTTACGTCCGTACAGGACAATGTGCAGAAGCGTCCGGCGGCCAGCACATGCATGAGAATGGCCCCTAAATCACAGAAAAGCCCCTGGCGCTTGTTCTGCCAGAGGCTTTGCCCATGTGAGTGGCGTTATTGCGAATCAATTCTACCAGGAATAGCTATTAGATACCACGTGCTATAACTAATGGTATGGTCACGTTATATGGTATGGTCACGTTATTGTGAATGAACGCTGCTATGTGAATAGGCTTTACTAAGATGGGTGATTACTGCTCAACCTTGATCGTCGACCCGTCTTTCAGGTTCGATTGACCCTTAACGACGACTTTGTCGCCGGCGTTGAGTCCTTGCTGGACGATCACTTTGGTGGTGTTGCCTTCTGCGACTGTGACTTCGCGCTTGACCGCTTTGTCGCCTTCAATTACATAGACGAACTTCTTGCCGTCCTGCTCGACGATGGCATCGGTGGAGACGAGGAGCCCTTTCTTGCTCTCCGCATCCTTTGCAAACACATCCGCCTTCATGCCGGGCAGCAGCTTGCCCTCGCCATTCGGAATTTCAATTTCCACCGGGTACATTTTCGATTGGGCATCCGCTTCCAAGCTGATGAAGGTGACCTTCCCCTTGTACGGACCGGTTTGGGTTTGCACTTCGACCTCCATGCCCTGCTTGAACTTGGACAGGTGGGTTTCCGCCACATTCAGCTTTACCAGCACAGGGTCGATATTGATCAGGTTAAAAACCGGGCTTTGCGGACTGACCGACTCGCCAACCTCAAAGTGAACGGCAGTGATGATGCCGTCAACCGTTGCGCGAATGTTGGTGTCATCCAGCGAGGAACTGGCTTTCTCAAGCCCCACTTCCGCCTGGCGGACGTTGGCCTGCGCCAGTGCGAACTGGCTTTGCGCCTGCAGCAGCTGCGCCTCCGCCTGCTCCAGCTGCGACTGGGAGACGGCTTTGCTGTTATACAGCGCCTTCACCCGGTCATAGTTCGCCTGCGCAATCTCCAGGCTGCGCTTCGCCGTCTCATCCCCGTTCAGCGACTGCAGGTTGGCCCTCGCCACACCCAGCTGCGCTTCCGCCGCTTTCACGCCGAGCACATAATCCTTTTGATCCAGCCGGGCCAGCACCTGGCCCTTCTTCACCGCATCGCCTTTCTTCACAAAGATCTCCTGCAGGGTGCCTCCCACCTTGGGCAGAATCCCAAGGCTGGTGTTGGCGGACACTTCCGCCAGAAGACGGATCGGTTCGTTGACCTCTCCCTCTTTCACATCTTCCACTTTCACAGTTACGGCATTGGCGCCCGGGTCAACCGTTGCCATCGCTTCCTTGTCATTGGTGCCGGAACAGCCCGCCAGGACAGACAGCGACAGCGCACTCACCATTCCTATGACTACCAGTTTCCGATTCATCTCAATAAACTCCTTCTCTTGAACTCGTGCTATTGAATCCACCGCAACACCGCAGTGGGTCAGATTGCTGACAGTGATCATAATTGTCGACAGTGGGATGGCAGCAGGCTGTGACTCCTGTTACACTCCTTCAACCGCAGTCTTTTGGGCCTTTTTGAGGCGCTTTGCCTCCAGCTTTCTCTCCCGTCTGTCGAAGAAACGGGTCCGGACCTTATCGAAAAATTCGTATCCAACAGGCACCACCACCAGCGTCAACAAGGTGGAGGTAATCAGACCGCCGATCACCACGATGGCCAGACCTTTGGAGATAAGGGCGCCCTCAGACATGCCAAGCGCCAGCGGAAACAGCGCCACGATCGTGGCAACCGCCGTCATGATGATCGGACGCAGACGGGTAATCCCCGCTTCAATCAACGCCTCCCGAGTACTGAGGCCGTTTTCCCGCTGCTGCTGCACACGGTCAATCAACACAATGGCGTTGGTAACCACAATCCCGATCAGCATCAGGAAGCCGATCATCGAGGTGATGTCAAGCGTCGATTGGGTGACAAAGAGGCCGAACAATCCGCCGATGGCGGCCAGCGGCAGGGACAGCAGGATCGAGAGAGGCGCCATCGCGTTGCCAAAGCTGATGATCATCACGATGTATACCATGAACACCGCTGCGCCCAGCGCGTAGAACATTTCAATAAAACTCTTCTGGATTTCTTCCGTTACACCTGCTGTCGAGAGGGTCACTCCATCCGGAAGTTTCAGCTTTTTCACTTCCGCGGTAGCGGCTGCCCCCACACCGCCTTTGTCGGTGCTGGTGATATCAGCCGATACGAGCACGTATTGCTTCTCATCCCGCTGACGGATCTGGGACGGCGCTTCCTCCTGCACAACCTTCGCAATATCGCCCAGACGCACTTGTTGACCCGTCGGGGTCTTGATGATGAGAGCCCGGATTTTCTCAATGGAGTCCACATCTTCTTCGCGCAGCCCCAGAATCAGGTCGTATTCCGTTCCGTCAATGGTCATCTTGCCAAGTTCGAGGTCGGCCAGCAGGCTCCTGACATCACCCGCCACCTGGATCGGAGACAACCCGTACTCAGCTGCCTTGTCACGATCCACCCGGACCGCAATTTCCGACTTCGTGTCGGACAGGTTGTCGGTGATGTTGGTCATGAGCGGATTCTGCTCCAGTTTGGCCCGGACCATTTCGGCTGCCTGGCGCAGCTTGGCCTTGTCGGGACCGTTCAACACGATCTGATAGGCTTCCAGCGGCCCGCCGCCAGTCAACTGGTTGATGGAGATCTTGGCGCCGGCCGGCATGATCGCTTCCGTTTCCTTTCGGAATCTCGCTTCCACGGCGTTAATGTCCGCATCCTTGTGAAGCTTCATAAACATCGACGCCCGGTTGGAGATCTGGCTC
Proteins encoded in this region:
- a CDS encoding efflux RND transporter periplasmic adaptor subunit, yielding MKRKIILLVLLAVMLGSGAGIGYYYWYQEAHYVKTEDARIAGDIYRVMPRIAGKLTQFGIKEGDAVGKDQIVGQQDIGNLPNSMLENAVLRSPVEGTVIKTLAHVGEVVSPGQTVAMVVNKKNLYVSANIEETDLQKVQTGQYAEFTVDSFPGHTFNGKVAEIGEATASTFALLPAMNTSGNFTKVTQRVPIKIAIENPQGVRLSPGMSAVVKIHLKAR
- a CDS encoding copper amine oxidase N-terminal domain-containing protein, whose amino-acid sequence is MRFMRTIGCTLALVSLLAAPPVADAQSLSIVSITVNGKQVPLSDSVPYLDSESGRVMVPIRFVAEHMGAAVNWNESAQQATIVLNSRQITLTIGQKTAYVNWQPYQLETAPVLRNGRTYVPVRFVGEALGANLYWHENTKTVEIVQNNGSSTPDYSDPYTPGTPSGDQSDYGDDWDTFSHKWDEYSIQYPEDWPKPRVVPGYVKWELDDDDEDAYAYIRFSRTTPVSNPIGEDDADPIDLNDGTDAEYEKDEYSNRTVYMMRVDEGDYEATLYVSLPDDMDDDYDIKKMFRSFEVEEEDGNEDLVDYVNTKYFFSLQYPEEWDDGDNDVDTHSNGIEWDLSHADVEFYAYDEEDLDWDDLEDDYADADEEELRDGTDAYLWIDDDGSYVDYVFFFRKNDVVYKGEARVHEDYQDEYEDEILDMFKSVVAD
- a CDS encoding efflux RND transporter periplasmic adaptor subunit, producing the protein MNRKLVVIGMVSALSLSVLAGCSGTNDKEAMATVDPGANAVTVKVEDVKEGEVNEPIRLLAEVSANTSLGILPKVGGTLQEIFVKKGDAVKKGQVLARLDQKDYVLGVKAAEAQLGVARANLQSLNGDETAKRSLEIAQANYDRVKALYNSKAVSQSQLEQAEAQLLQAQSQFALAQANVRQAEVGLEKASSSLDDTNIRATVDGIITAVHFEVGESVSPQSPVFNLINIDPVLVKLNVAETHLSKFKQGMEVEVQTQTGPYKGKVTFISLEADAQSKMYPVEIEIPNGEGKLLPGMKADVFAKDAESKKGLLVSTDAIVEQDGKKFVYVIEGDKAVKREVTVAEGNTTKVIVQQGLNAGDKVVVKGQSNLKDGSTIKVEQ
- a CDS encoding MarR family winged helix-turn-helix transcriptional regulator, which produces MKEKAAEIRQLFRRINKLFEKIVARDLAELGITVPQILVMKQIYHEPRTIGQISEAVHLSYSTVSGIIDRLERQGLVERQRDETDRRVIWIHNTGRVEQIRSQIPALRDEYFADLLKGLTEAEVDTVVRALQLLYKHLEEKDGGTK